One genomic segment of Marinitoga piezophila KA3 includes these proteins:
- a CDS encoding AAA family ATPase, whose translation MEELKNLPLGESNFKTIIENNMFFINKSMLIKDISEGGDVILITRPRRFEKTLNISMLEHFFNERKQCEFI comes from the coding sequence ATGGAAGAATTAAAAAATCTTCCTCTGGGAGAAAGCAACTTTAAAACCATAATAGAAAACAATATGTTTTTCATAAATAAAAGTATGCTTATAAAAGATATTTCGGAAGGTGGAGATGTAATATTAATTACAAGACCAAGAAGATTTGAAAAAACATTAAATATAAGCATGTTAGAACATTTTTTCAATGAAAGAAAACAGTGTGAATTTATTTAA
- a CDS encoding Crp/Fnr family transcriptional regulator, protein MQQIFEQISKTPIFKSLKITEIEELISSEKMIIKSYEKDEIIRFRGEKVNEVMILLSGQVKAEMSDTQGKIIEIEEIKAPNLLAVGATFSKNSIIPVDIIAIEKSTVAFINKDEVLNLCMHNKDFLQELIEYLGTKFVFISQRLWFITLNNIKDKILFHIKGKLKDSSDDYVILEYSVEQLSHLFGVTRPSLSRAFSKLEEEGIIKKEGNKIYILNKNIFKDF, encoded by the coding sequence ATGCAACAAATTTTTGAGCAAATATCGAAAACTCCTATTTTTAAATCATTAAAAATAACTGAAATAGAAGAGTTAATTTCTTCAGAAAAGATGATTATAAAATCTTATGAAAAGGATGAAATTATTAGATTTCGTGGAGAAAAGGTTAATGAAGTAATGATTTTGTTATCAGGACAGGTTAAGGCTGAAATGTCTGATACTCAGGGAAAGATTATAGAAATAGAAGAAATAAAGGCTCCAAACCTTCTTGCTGTTGGAGCCACATTTTCTAAAAATTCTATAATTCCTGTTGATATAATTGCAATTGAGAAATCTACAGTAGCATTTATAAATAAAGATGAAGTTTTAAATTTATGTATGCATAATAAAGACTTTCTGCAGGAATTGATCGAATATCTGGGTACAAAATTTGTTTTTATTTCACAAAGATTATGGTTTATCACTCTTAACAATATTAAAGATAAAATCTTATTTCATATAAAAGGAAAATTAAAAGATTCTTCTGATGATTATGTAATACTCGAATATTCTGTTGAGCAATTATCTCATTTATTTGGCGTTACAAGACCATCTCTTTCAAGAGCGTTTTCTAAACTCGAAGAGGAAGGTATTATAAAAAAGGAAGGAAATAAAATTTATATTTTGAATAAAAATATCTTTAAAGATTTTTAA
- a CDS encoding LacI family DNA-binding transcriptional regulator, with product MKRINIKDVAKEAGVSISTVSRVINKSAPVKEELRKKVEEAIKKLEYKPSIVARSLRKGKAKTIGLVIPDITDPYFPHIVKGIEDYLKKEDYTLLLSNSGQDLEQETKIIETFESNHIDGVIFIGSGLTNPYLKHLKERGIKVVYLDRILKGIDVSYVVSDNKQGMHDLLQYLYDTNHRSFHFVNGNENTFSAQVRYEAFAEFMEKNNIKSYKHIYSCFSYDAGYQYGKEIDLKKLPDVIMGGNDLIAYGLMDALDERGVKIPDDVSITGFNDIPFSRHYKPSLTTVRQPIYKMGYTAANLIIQIINSDGPVFKGIVLKTELIVRNSTRRRD from the coding sequence ATGAAAAGAATAAATATCAAAGATGTAGCAAAGGAAGCTGGAGTCTCGATCTCAACAGTTTCAAGAGTAATAAACAAAAGTGCTCCTGTAAAAGAAGAATTGAGAAAAAAAGTAGAAGAGGCAATAAAAAAATTAGAATATAAACCCAGTATAGTTGCAAGAAGTCTTAGAAAAGGGAAAGCGAAAACAATAGGACTTGTTATTCCAGATATTACAGACCCTTATTTTCCACATATAGTTAAAGGCATAGAAGATTATTTAAAAAAAGAAGATTATACATTGCTATTAAGTAATTCCGGTCAGGATTTAGAACAAGAAACAAAAATCATAGAAACATTTGAATCAAATCATATAGATGGAGTTATTTTTATAGGTAGTGGTCTTACCAATCCTTATTTAAAGCATTTAAAAGAACGTGGGATAAAAGTTGTATATCTCGACAGAATATTAAAAGGGATAGATGTTTCTTATGTAGTAAGTGATAATAAACAGGGAATGCATGATTTGCTCCAATATTTATACGATACAAATCATAGAAGTTTTCACTTTGTAAATGGCAATGAAAATACATTTAGTGCTCAGGTGCGTTACGAAGCTTTTGCTGAATTTATGGAGAAAAATAATATTAAATCATATAAACATATATATTCCTGTTTTTCATATGATGCAGGGTATCAGTATGGAAAAGAAATAGATTTAAAAAAACTTCCAGATGTTATAATGGGTGGTAATGATCTTATAGCCTATGGTTTAATGGATGCGCTTGATGAAAGAGGTGTGAAAATACCTGATGATGTTAGCATTACAGGATTTAATGACATTCCATTTAGCAGACATTATAAACCTTCTTTAACTACAGTAAGACAGCCAATATATAAAATGGGATATACAGCAGCTAATCTTATTATTCAAATAATTAATTCAGATGGCCCGGTATTCAAAGGCATAGTTCTGAAAACTGAATTAATAGTAAGGAATTCAACCAGAAGAAGAGATTAA
- a CDS encoding metallophosphoesterase family protein → MKKYILLFILLFSALYLFSKSLFLWPPYITYNGKDLFLNFKTNGIIKGLSIHIIDKNLNEVYSIKLQENELYHIPINIDYVNENFEYIIKQNSKVIYKNTFNEFNPLKKDFTFVVYGDTRYYDKLHRMIVDKIIEEKPDFVINVGDMVENGENINYWTNFFNTIKGLNIPYFPIPGNHEKNSKYYYDAFILPEGGGFQNKQWYSFKYGNLNFILLDSIIINNSELFKQETIWLEQTLKNNKNYINIIIFHYPFWNNSIYAWRRDNKILEKKWRPIFEKYNVKLVFNGHVHAYERFKLNDITYITTGGGGAPFDPGHKEKLNPYTQKIHYGYLEYVLLKVKAGKITVITKAVGKSDNYKMNNVKSLDMVLDFFEIDK, encoded by the coding sequence ATGAAAAAATATATTCTATTATTCATATTATTATTTTCAGCTTTATATCTCTTTTCAAAATCACTATTTTTATGGCCACCATACATTACATATAATGGTAAAGATTTATTTTTAAATTTCAAAACAAATGGAATAATTAAAGGACTTTCCATTCATATTATAGATAAAAATCTAAACGAAGTATATTCTATTAAATTACAGGAAAATGAACTTTATCATATACCAATAAATATTGATTATGTTAATGAAAATTTTGAATATATTATAAAACAAAATTCAAAAGTTATATACAAAAATACATTCAACGAATTTAATCCGTTAAAAAAGGATTTTACATTTGTTGTATATGGAGACACCAGATATTATGATAAACTTCATAGAATGATAGTAGATAAAATAATAGAAGAAAAACCAGATTTTGTAATTAATGTTGGAGATATGGTTGAAAACGGAGAAAATATCAATTATTGGACCAATTTTTTCAATACAATAAAAGGACTAAACATTCCATATTTCCCTATTCCTGGTAATCATGAAAAAAATTCAAAATATTATTATGATGCCTTTATATTGCCAGAGGGCGGAGGATTTCAAAACAAACAATGGTATTCATTTAAATATGGGAATTTAAATTTTATTCTTCTTGACTCAATTATTATCAATAATTCAGAACTATTTAAACAGGAAACAATATGGCTTGAACAAACTTTGAAAAACAATAAGAACTATATAAATATAATAATTTTCCATTATCCGTTTTGGAACAATTCAATTTATGCATGGAGAAGAGATAATAAAATACTTGAAAAAAAATGGCGTCCAATATTTGAAAAATATAACGTTAAACTTGTTTTTAATGGACATGTTCATGCATATGAACGATTTAAATTAAATGATATTACATATATCACCACTGGTGGTGGCGGTGCGCCGTTTGATCCGGGGCATAAAGAAAAATTAAATCCATACACTCAAAAGATACATTATGGATATCTTGAATATGTTCTTTTAAAAGTAAAAGCTGGTAAAATCACAGTCATAACAAAAGCAGTTGGAAAATCGGATAATTATAAGATGAATAATGTAAAATCTTTAGATATGGTTTTAGATTTTTTTGAAATTGATAAATAA
- a CDS encoding ABC transporter permease, with product MRRIHLYIIIFAILWVFPVSILMINYFDFHTFLNVFFRARTLRILKNTVYQASLSTVFSFIISILPAIYVANNKNTLSKILENSFFIPFFFPPISTIISFSILYGNNGIINKIFGLNILYTLTAIIIAHSFYNSPIFVKYISDALRNIPKNYIENAIIDGASKKDIIRFIKVPLIIPSVLKGGFLVFMYSFVSFAIVLSLGGIKYSTFEVAIFTTLRSSLNFSKALSYALIQFLILIILNFIISLPKIHEIPSEELYVSKTSMITFFISIFYVLFEYSIVFVGIFSGFYDFINNRFTIKGLYNLFSKSLNKYYPVIKSIYNTTLIALIVGIISIFLSYIILRNIKNHKDMRFANIFIISSLGVSSTFIAMSLLILNIEFSIPYAILLIIGYLVISIPLGYTFLQQRVLSFDNSIIEAAKIDGANKFQTFLFIEMPILKNSLISSFLQIFAIVFGEFTISYTMQVSNYFPIVSNINYTLSNARYYLESQAMSSITVIIIFLIFYISTSLLKEEV from the coding sequence ATGAGAAGAATACATTTATATATAATAATATTTGCTATATTGTGGGTTTTTCCAGTATCCATCTTAATGATTAACTACTTTGATTTTCATACTTTTTTAAATGTATTTTTTAGAGCAAGAACATTAAGGATACTAAAAAACACTGTTTATCAAGCCTCATTATCAACTGTATTTTCATTTATTATCTCGATATTACCTGCAATATATGTTGCTAATAATAAAAATACATTAAGTAAAATCCTTGAAAATTCATTTTTTATTCCATTTTTCTTTCCACCAATCTCAACGATAATTTCATTTTCGATTTTATATGGAAATAATGGAATTATAAATAAAATTTTTGGTTTGAATATATTATACACCTTAACAGCTATTATAATAGCTCATTCGTTTTATAATTCTCCAATATTTGTAAAATACATTTCAGACGCATTAAGGAATATACCTAAAAATTATATTGAAAATGCAATAATAGACGGTGCTTCCAAAAAGGATATAATAAGATTTATAAAGGTTCCGCTTATTATCCCTTCTGTTTTAAAAGGTGGATTTCTTGTTTTTATGTATTCATTTGTTAGTTTTGCAATTGTTCTTTCACTTGGTGGAATAAAATATTCCACATTTGAGGTTGCGATTTTCACTACTTTAAGAAGTTCTTTGAATTTTTCAAAAGCTTTGTCTTACGCATTGATTCAATTTTTAATTCTAATTATTCTTAATTTTATAATTTCACTTCCAAAGATCCATGAAATTCCATCAGAAGAGCTATATGTTTCTAAAACTTCTATGATAACCTTTTTTATTTCTATATTTTATGTATTATTTGAATATAGTATTGTATTTGTGGGAATTTTTTCAGGATTTTATGATTTTATAAATAATAGATTTACAATAAAAGGATTATATAATCTGTTTTCTAAAAGTTTGAACAAATATTATCCTGTCATAAAAAGTATTTATAATACAACACTTATCGCGTTAATAGTAGGAATAATTTCTATTTTTTTATCTTATATCATTTTAAGGAATATTAAGAATCATAAAGATATGAGATTTGCAAATATTTTTATTATCTCTTCTCTGGGAGTGTCTTCAACATTTATTGCTATGAGTTTGCTTATTCTAAATATTGAATTTTCAATTCCTTATGCTATTTTATTGATTATTGGATATCTTGTAATTTCAATACCTCTTGGATACACATTTTTACAACAAAGAGTTTTATCCTTTGATAACTCAATTATTGAAGCTGCTAAAATTGACGGAGCAAATAAATTCCAAACATTTCTTTTTATTGAAATGCCTATACTAAAAAATTCCCTGATAAGTTCTTTTTTACAGATATTTGCCATAGTTTTTGGTGAATTTACAATTTCTTATACAATGCAAGTTTCAAATTATTTCCCCATAGTATCCAATATTAATTACACTCTATCAAACGCACGATATTATCTGGAAAGTCAGGCAATGTCCTCAATAACTGTAATAATAATATTTTTAATATTCTATATTTCCACATCTTTATTAAAAGAAGAAGTTTAA
- the prfA gene encoding peptide chain release factor 1: MLSFKEKVLEKLKEVEEKLADPDVTSNLDLLQSLGKEHNRLSTLKELFEKYEGITEDIKALEELKHAEEIDEEEYNSMVEESEKNLKSCYLEILSLLIPGNEINERNIIMEIRAGTGGEEAALFASDLMRMYLRYAENKGWKHEIMELSDTGIGGTKNAVIKIKGKGVFGRLKYESGVHRVQRVPVTESGGRIHTSTATVAVLPEATDVDVKIEDKDLRIDTYRAGGAGGQHVNKTESAVRIVHLPTGIVVTCQNERSQHQNKEAAMSILRAKLYEEALRKQHEELTSQRRSQIGTGERSEKIRTYNFPQNRVTDHRIGYTSYRLGFILDGDLDEIIDKLMEWDLTEKLENLEI; the protein is encoded by the coding sequence ATACTATCTTTTAAAGAAAAGGTTTTAGAAAAATTAAAAGAGGTTGAAGAGAAACTTGCAGATCCTGATGTAACCTCTAACCTCGATTTATTACAATCTCTTGGAAAAGAACATAACAGACTTTCAACATTAAAGGAATTATTTGAAAAATATGAAGGAATCACAGAAGACATAAAAGCACTTGAAGAATTAAAACATGCCGAAGAAATAGATGAAGAAGAATATAATTCCATGGTTGAAGAATCTGAAAAAAATCTGAAAAGTTGTTACCTTGAAATTCTAAGTCTTTTAATACCTGGAAATGAAATAAATGAAAGAAATATAATTATGGAAATCCGTGCTGGTACAGGCGGAGAAGAAGCTGCATTATTTGCTTCCGATTTAATGAGAATGTATTTAAGATATGCGGAAAATAAGGGTTGGAAACATGAAATAATGGAATTAAGCGATACAGGTATTGGCGGAACAAAAAACGCAGTTATAAAAATAAAAGGTAAAGGTGTTTTTGGTAGATTGAAATATGAAAGTGGTGTTCATAGGGTTCAAAGAGTTCCTGTTACAGAATCAGGAGGAAGAATACATACTTCAACAGCAACTGTTGCAGTATTGCCTGAAGCAACAGATGTTGATGTTAAAATAGAGGATAAAGATTTAAGGATTGATACCTATAGAGCGGGAGGTGCTGGTGGACAACACGTCAATAAAACAGAGTCTGCCGTGAGAATTGTCCACTTACCGACAGGGATTGTTGTTACATGTCAAAATGAAAGATCACAACATCAAAATAAAGAAGCTGCTATGAGTATTTTAAGGGCAAAGTTGTATGAAGAAGCATTAAGAAAACAACATGAAGAATTAACCTCTCAAAGAAGATCGCAAATTGGAACCGGGGAAAGAAGTGAAAAAATTAGAACATATAATTTCCCTCAGAATAGAGTTACAGATCATAGAATAGGTTATACATCATATAGATTAGGATTTATACTCGACGGGGATTTAGATGAAATAATCGATAAATTAATGGAATGGGATTTAACAGAAAAATTGGAAAATCTGGAAATCTAA
- a CDS encoding RidA family protein, which produces MKFYIDVAYKLSWILTFIIGFSGVSTSSGVTGFFLFFFTLTTLILLTGTYLFSRTKDGLHTIIHYFSMIVIASAYMISMSLIKLNVYTFTVYYMLYNVLYAFILNNYFKYFEEKDHLKDLLKTLNLSYFDYFDGHQMRLKLFNNKKSVTPKNFSAVGPYSHAILKDDELFISGQLPINYETGEIPESFVEQTKQVMENIKTILKSSGFSLKDVVQVQVFLTDMSKFNEFNVVYENYFKKIYPARFVIEVSKLPKDAMVEIACIAKK; this is translated from the coding sequence ATGAAGTTTTATATTGATGTTGCTTATAAACTGTCCTGGATTTTGACATTTATAATTGGATTCTCTGGTGTTAGCACATCATCTGGGGTTACAGGATTTTTCTTATTCTTTTTTACTTTAACTACTTTAATATTATTGACAGGAACATATTTATTTTCAAGAACAAAAGATGGATTACATACAATAATACATTATTTTAGTATGATAGTAATTGCTTCTGCGTATATGATTTCTATGTCATTAATAAAATTAAATGTATATACTTTTACTGTATATTATATGCTCTATAATGTTTTATACGCATTTATATTAAATAATTACTTTAAGTATTTTGAGGAAAAAGACCATTTGAAGGATTTATTAAAAACTCTAAATTTAAGCTATTTCGATTATTTTGATGGTCATCAAATGAGATTAAAACTCTTTAATAATAAAAAGAGTGTAACACCAAAGAATTTTTCTGCTGTTGGTCCATACTCTCATGCAATATTAAAAGATGATGAGTTATTTATATCAGGTCAATTGCCTATTAATTATGAAACTGGTGAAATACCTGAAAGTTTTGTTGAACAGACAAAACAAGTTATGGAGAATATTAAAACTATCTTGAAATCTTCCGGTTTTTCATTAAAAGATGTTGTTCAGGTGCAGGTTTTTCTTACTGATATGTCTAAGTTTAATGAATTTAATGTTGTATATGAAAATTACTTTAAAAAAATTTATCCTGCAAGATTTGTTATAGAAGTTTCTAAATTACCAAAAGATGCAATGGTTGAAATTGCATGTATTGCTAAAAAGTAA
- the thrS gene encoding threonine--tRNA ligase: MIKIVLPDGSEKEYKKGITAAEIAKGISEGLYRQSVGALVNGELYDLTRPIEVDATVKLITDKDPEAPVIFRHTMAHIMAQAVMRIYGKDVKLAIGPVIENGFYYDFDMEEKISEEDLEKIEAEMKKIIKEDLKIERFEISKEEAKKMFEEMNQPYKVELLEDIEDDTVTYYKQGEFIDLCRGPHLPSTGKIKQFKLLSVSGAYWRGDERNKMLQRIYGTAFAKKAQLDEYLKMLEEAKKRDHRKLGPKLELFMFDSELAPAMPFFLPRGAKVINQLIEFSRELHKKYGYEEILTPLMMNVKLWHQSGHWDHYKENMYFTEKDEMEYAIKPMNCPGHILIYKSKVVSYRDLPIRYSEFGKVHRYERSGVVHGLFRVRAFTQDDAHIFCTKDQIEEEVIKVMDFTNELYNAFGFEYEANLSTMPEDHMGDEKTWEIATNALKAALEKSGINYNINEGDGAFYGPKIDFQIKDSLGRKWQCATIQLDFQMPERFDIHYVDHNNELQRPVMIHRAIYGSIERFFGILIENFAGAFPTWLAPEQVAVIPVSDKYVEFSKEIAAKLDKEGIRVKLDDSNATVGYKIRNAQLLKIPYMIVIGEKEVESNKFNVRTREGNTVEDISLEDIIKTIHEEVKNRSLKLSY; the protein is encoded by the coding sequence ATGATAAAGATTGTATTGCCTGATGGTTCAGAAAAGGAATATAAAAAAGGAATTACTGCAGCAGAAATTGCAAAAGGAATTTCTGAAGGATTATACAGACAATCAGTAGGTGCATTGGTAAACGGAGAATTATATGATTTAACAAGACCTATTGAAGTTGATGCAACAGTAAAATTAATTACAGATAAAGATCCTGAAGCACCTGTAATTTTCAGACATACAATGGCTCATATTATGGCACAGGCAGTAATGAGAATATATGGAAAAGATGTAAAACTTGCAATTGGTCCTGTAATAGAAAATGGATTTTATTATGATTTTGATATGGAAGAAAAGATTTCCGAAGAAGACCTCGAAAAAATAGAAGCAGAGATGAAGAAAATAATAAAAGAAGATTTAAAAATCGAAAGATTTGAAATTTCAAAAGAAGAAGCAAAGAAAATGTTTGAAGAAATGAATCAACCATATAAGGTTGAATTGCTTGAAGATATAGAAGATGATACAGTTACATACTATAAACAAGGAGAATTTATTGATCTTTGTAGAGGGCCTCATCTTCCTTCAACAGGGAAAATTAAACAATTTAAATTATTATCTGTATCAGGAGCATATTGGAGAGGCGATGAAAGAAATAAAATGCTTCAAAGAATCTATGGTACAGCATTTGCTAAAAAGGCACAATTAGATGAATATTTAAAAATGCTTGAAGAAGCAAAGAAAAGGGATCATAGAAAATTAGGTCCAAAACTCGAATTATTTATGTTTGATAGCGAATTGGCACCTGCAATGCCTTTCTTCTTACCAAGAGGAGCTAAAGTTATTAATCAGCTTATAGAATTCTCAAGAGAATTACATAAAAAATATGGATATGAAGAAATACTCACACCATTAATGATGAATGTAAAGCTCTGGCATCAGTCAGGTCACTGGGATCATTATAAAGAAAATATGTATTTCACAGAAAAAGATGAGATGGAATATGCAATTAAACCTATGAACTGTCCTGGACATATTTTAATCTATAAATCAAAGGTTGTAAGTTATAGAGACCTTCCAATAAGATATTCTGAATTTGGTAAGGTTCATAGATATGAAAGAAGCGGTGTTGTTCATGGGTTGTTCAGGGTAAGAGCATTCACTCAGGATGATGCACATATTTTCTGTACAAAAGATCAAATTGAAGAAGAAGTAATCAAGGTTATGGACTTTACAAATGAATTATACAACGCTTTTGGTTTTGAATATGAAGCAAATTTAAGTACAATGCCTGAAGACCATATGGGTGATGAAAAAACCTGGGAAATCGCTACAAATGCATTAAAGGCTGCACTTGAAAAATCAGGAATAAATTATAATATTAACGAGGGTGATGGTGCATTTTATGGTCCAAAGATCGACTTCCAAATTAAGGATTCATTAGGAAGAAAATGGCAATGTGCTACAATTCAGCTTGATTTCCAGATGCCAGAAAGATTTGATATTCACTATGTAGACCACAATAATGAACTTCAAAGACCTGTTATGATACACAGGGCAATATATGGTTCTATTGAAAGGTTCTTTGGAATTTTAATTGAAAACTTTGCAGGTGCATTCCCAACATGGCTTGCACCAGAACAGGTTGCAGTAATTCCTGTTTCTGATAAATATGTTGAATTCAGTAAAGAAATTGCAGCAAAATTAGACAAAGAAGGAATAAGAGTAAAACTTGATGATTCAAATGCAACAGTAGGATACAAAATTAGAAATGCACAATTATTAAAGATTCCATATATGATTGTTATTGGTGAAAAAGAGGTTGAATCAAATAAATTTAATGTAAGAACAAGAGAAGGTAATACTGTAGAAGATATTTCTCTTGAAGATATTATTAAAACTATACATGAAGAAGTGAAAAATAGAAGCTTAAAGTTAAGCTATTAA
- a CDS encoding Crp/Fnr family transcriptional regulator, whose product MIKKYKNDEILQLENEDPIALVVLKNGHLLSESKFCNYKKVFIKKGIFSEEFLFNIKTIESLRNVRNSEVELITDKKEAEEFLKNNKELLSLAIKKRIKMLVNMNDKIATDFFTKKNQRRLAEDFKTEIEVEEVKKIFKKIYKYNWHYFSDDFIQKYISARELILSEEYEEAYENLKNIDLSNIEDKYFKAEIEIWKIYCLYFMQNNNYEKMLETLHYKYDFLNELISFFILNKSIKDKKIDSNLKTYFKKGYLIPAKTVLFFEGEEGDWSFLNVSGSVYISKFLDNKEILLNILTEGEIVGEIAVIENVQRTATVFTKTPLQFIYITSDNLESLINESYLLGRNILKALIKRVDFQKKLIANTDLIDKTKVLINKYSRQRLNKFKLTPQQFLNLSGLTMDISEFITILSKNKISTIRPDGTLYFK is encoded by the coding sequence ATGATAAAAAAATATAAAAATGACGAAATATTACAATTAGAAAACGAGGACCCAATAGCTTTGGTTGTTTTAAAAAACGGCCATTTGTTAAGTGAATCAAAATTTTGTAATTATAAAAAAGTCTTTATTAAAAAGGGGATTTTTTCTGAAGAATTCCTTTTTAACATAAAGACCATTGAATCGCTGAGAAATGTTAGAAATTCGGAAGTCGAACTAATTACAGATAAAAAAGAAGCGGAAGAATTTTTAAAAAATAATAAAGAATTATTAAGTCTGGCTATAAAAAAGAGAATAAAAATGCTTGTTAATATGAATGATAAAATAGCTACTGATTTTTTTACCAAAAAAAATCAACGAAGACTTGCTGAAGATTTCAAAACTGAAATTGAGGTTGAAGAAGTTAAAAAGATTTTTAAAAAAATATATAAATATAACTGGCATTATTTTTCTGATGATTTTATACAAAAATATATATCAGCAAGAGAATTAATATTATCTGAAGAATATGAAGAAGCTTATGAAAACTTAAAAAATATAGATTTATCAAATATAGAAGATAAATACTTTAAAGCCGAAATAGAAATCTGGAAAATATATTGCCTTTATTTTATGCAAAATAATAACTATGAAAAAATGCTTGAAACGCTTCATTATAAATATGATTTTTTAAATGAACTTATATCTTTCTTTATTTTAAATAAAAGCATAAAGGATAAAAAAATTGACAGCAACTTAAAAACTTATTTTAAAAAAGGGTATTTAATTCCCGCCAAGACCGTTTTGTTCTTCGAAGGAGAAGAAGGTGACTGGTCCTTTTTAAACGTTAGCGGGAGTGTATATATTTCAAAATTTTTAGACAATAAAGAAATATTATTAAATATTCTTACTGAAGGAGAAATTGTAGGGGAAATTGCTGTAATTGAAAATGTTCAAAGAACAGCTACCGTCTTTACAAAAACTCCTTTACAGTTTATTTATATAACATCAGATAATCTGGAAAGTTTGATAAATGAAAGTTATTTATTGGGTAGAAATATTTTAAAAGCCCTTATTAAAAGAGTTGATTTTCAAAAAAAACTAATAGCTAATACAGATTTAATCGATAAGACAAAAGTATTGATTAATAAATACAGCCGTCAAAGATTAAATAAATTTAAGCTAACCCCCCAACAGTTTTTAAATCTATCAGGTTTAACAATGGATATTTCTGAATTTATAACAATATTATCCAAAAATAAAATATCCACAATTAGACCTGATGGAACTCTTTATTTTAAATAA